DNA from Danaus plexippus chromosome 6, MEX_DaPlex, whole genome shotgun sequence:
TAGTGAGACAGGACACAGCCAAGTAGTTTCTGGAGATCGAGCAGGcagataactttattttatgtagtGTTGAAGTGATATACAGACGATATATGTTTCACAGCTAGCGGATGTTGATTTGACTTTTCATAtgtgtattttgtaatatgtcCGACGCATCGCGTGTAAACTTCTATAGATcaacaattatatttctcttttCCTAATCATGGTCTATTCATTAACGAGTCGCCGCACCCGTTCCCACGTCATTGTTAACAAGTAACGGTTATTTTTAcacgaaacattttaaatcttctataaaataacacatttttaatcGGAAGTTTTTGAGTCTGAAGATATTACTTTAgctataaaagtataaaagaaaACGTATAGCATAAATTTTGTAACCAGGGCTGGATCCCTCTTTGGTGGAGGCAGCTTTCTTTTAGTAAGAAGTATACAGAAATATGTTgctgatttaaattttctttttttattatgagatTTAGCTTAAATAGCAAAAGTTTATAGTTGTCTGAAGTATATGTAGAGATGAATTACTGCAACTTAGCTCCTACTAAATCTAAACAGAAATCATTCAGCACGGAGCCTGTTGATCACCAATAAACTTGATATTGAGTGCTACGATCATTCTGGAAAAAGGTTAACAAATTATTGCATTGTCATCAGTCCTTGATACGTATgcagtttcaaattatttagaaaccGGTGAAAAGTAAGTTCAAAGATTccattacatacatacaacccAAGCTAATAAAAGCGTGTTAAAATAGCTTTTGCTTTGTTAATTAACCTCTAGTTATACGAAACTTAGATCCGAGACAAGATTCGTTTTATACTGGGCGTGTGAACAAGCACATGTAAATCATTACAGAAGCGCCAAGTGAGTTGAGTCTGTCAGATAAGCTTGAAGCGTATCAATGGTTTAAGGTAGTTTTTCTTAAAACCTGGAATCTGGTGAAACGTAAAATCCTTGGAGTCAGATAGGATTCTCTATTTTATATGCCTCATTTGTATGAAACAGTCacctttaaattttctaagaaATATTACCGCCCGAATAAATATCTGTCAATTCCTGGACTTCTCCAAAAAAGACAATTAAGTGTTATCGAGAACCGATACGGATATGTCGAAACAGACTATAAGcctaatatgtaaaataaagtcGCCAACTATTCTCTAGCATCTAAAGAACAGAAAactgagaaaaaaaatctatttataaaatagtcaaAAGCACTTAAACAGAAATTGTGGATTATACATAGGCGAATGTTTAAGAGTAAACTGTAAAGTCaatgattaaatatacttagtaatttatttaatgtcccACGGTTTAGAGGTGAGCAATAGATTTTTTGGGTCAGTGGAATTCATTGCAGAAAACAGCTGACAGATAGATGATACGAGCATCGTTCAATAATTAATGACAAAaccaattttcaaaataaatttatttaatattatgttatttttccaTGTTATCACCCTTTAGGTCAATACATTTAGCGATACTCTTTTCCAGAGCCAATATTCcctttgtaaaaaaatcttcattttGAGTACTTAGATAATCGTTTACGTAATCGTTTATCGTAATCCCAAAGCCAGAATTTCGGATTGCTGCCATGGCAACTGCAGACTCGTGTTCTGGCGCGTTATCTTTATGGAACAAAACTTTTTTCGAGACATTCCCTCGTCGGTTTTTAAGGATTTTctgacgtattttttttatttgttccgGTAGGCAGTGCTTGTGATAATGGCTCCACGTTCAAGGTATTCAATAACTATCAATCCCTGGCTGTCCTAAAAAATGGAGCTCACGATCTGGCCGCAGATGGTTTCCAGGACATTGACCGCTGATTCGTTTCTGAATCATAATGGTGAAGCCATGTCGCATTCATTGTTACGAGTCgacccaaaaaaaaatcaggatCTCGTTGAAACAGTTCCATGAGCATTTGAAACGTTGAGTCGCGTTCGCTTCTGTGCGTCTGTTAGCATCATTGGGACCCAACGCGGGGATAACTTTGTCATTCTTAATTGGTCTAGCTACGTACACTACCAGTTGAAATCTTCAACTTTTAAGCTATAAACGGACTGTTACACTAAAACCATCCAGAACAAATCTAACTTTTTCGAACATTCCCTGAGTGACTGACGTTGAAGGGCGGTCCGAGCGCGGGTCATCTTTAACCGATGTTCCACCACGTTTAAACTCTGCAGACCACCGAGTCACTGTGGAATATGGAGGAGCAGGCTCCCTCAATGTCTCAcgtaaatctttaaaaattgttccgtagtaaattttttagaaGTAGTATTTTATCACCTACCCCCTATTACTATGACATTCTTACTACTTTTTGAACACcctcgtatatatatttttacgtatgGGACGAGGCTCTCCTGTTGGCTCTGAGAATTGAGCACACTATCAATAGGatccaattaataaaaaaggctGTTAGAAAAGGATTTATGTAAAACGATTCTTctgttaatgtaaaaaaaataaaaacacaatctattaaaatcaaacaaagcAAACCTTAATTATACCATAGTTTAACAAGttaaaaaccttattttttaattaaaaaaaaatgagaatttAAACCTTAACTAGTTAAAGTAAACATCTTGACCTTagcattaaaatcaaaattacaatttttttttaaagttattacatattttaaaaaaaacttacaatatCTCAAACGTTCCAAACATTGTACTTTATAAGTTTCGATttgaaaatctaaaaataattttaatatttaatctgttaCAGTTTCAACGAGCACGTAAAGCTTGCGACTAAGCAGaggctataaatatatatacctaacCGACACCATGACTgtaataattagaaaaatatatgacattacTGCAAGaagaaaaatctaaatttatcaGAACTTCACATTAAACAGCAAGTTAtggttaaaaaatacaaacattttttttggtagTTCTTATAAAATCTCTGAATAAAATTCAGATCAAACGATAGCAGTCTTGAAGAGGCTAAGTGTTTGAgtgttgagaaaaaaaaaacaataaactacTTTTTCTTCTGTTTGTCGGTCAAGTTGTTATATTTGTGGACTTTCCCTCCGTATCTGCATACGAAGGCCGGTACGTTAAACTTTCGTTTGCAGCCGTCATAGTTCATGAAGCGGATTTTGCCAAACACAGCACGCTCCGCCCAGCCCTGGTCGTGGACGCCGCAGATAGACCACATACAACCtgcacaaataaaatgttataagtaataaatatatacatatatacacacatatatatatatatataaggaacatatgtatatatatatgttcctTATATGATGTGATGAATAAGTTGTACACACCAACATATCCGCTAGGGTCCCTGCCGTCAACGCTGTAATGATCGTTCAAATATATGGCATATTTCAATGCCTCTTCCGGACTCGAGGTCCACTCTAGGATCTTCTTACACCAGTACATTCTTAGAAACCCATGCATCTTCCCCTCTTTAACCATTTGTATTTGAGCCGAGTTCCACAGGTCGTCATGGGTTTCTGCTTTGCAGAACTGTTcaagtgtatatatatgtgttctTTTGtcatttctgaaataaaacaagtggCAAGTTAATCTGTGATTGTTTTTATagagcaaataaaattattttctcattaGTGTACACAGCTGAATGGCTACAcaagttttgataaaatttggtATCATTAATTGGAGACTTCAGAGCCTGGCGCCATTTTTTAATGGCAACAAAAGGTGAATataagtaaacaataaataaattctttaatttctttcaataCCAGAGAATAAGAAAACAGAGTAAACTTATGTTGCTAGGAAACCAACTTAGTATAGTTTTTTCAGTCAGACAAATGGGCCGCCATTAGTTCAAAGTGTCATTAGGAATGACCCAATCATGAGACATTAACATCCCTGGATGAAGGACAAAAGAGTGTGAATGAAACTGCAAACATTTCCCTTCGTAGAAAAGACAGTATTACAAAATACTCTCACCCTATCCTGTATCTGTGCTCGAGAGGATGGAGATTTCATAAAAGACATTGCAAATTATAAGTTGAAACTTGAAACTGAGAATCTCAAAGCTAGGTTAGATCATTGGCAGaccaaattataatagttaccGACATCTATGGTATATCTGAAGTCAGTTGTTATAAGTAAATGCAATACCTATGGTCGTCTAAAGTCTTCTGTGCCCACTGGCTTGCACCTTTGATGCTATCATAATGTTCacagtaaaaacaaaaattgtcaGCCAATTCTCTTCGCACTATAGCCTCTTCTAAATAAGAATTGACGCTCTCTGTATACTTGGTTTTGTACTCCTTCACACACAAGGCTACCCGTTGTGCTGATATTTGGCCTGTAATGGGGaaaatggaaaattaaatGGCACTTCATAAAATTTGCATGCATTTCAATTGATTGGTATCTATAATTACCAAAATGAAACCATGGTGATAAATTGCTAAGTGCATCCTGAGTGGGATCATTCCTTTTAGTTGCAAAGACTTTGAGACGTTTGTCAAGAAAACTCTTCAATGTTTTGACAGCATTGTCATAGCCAGGACCCGCCCATCCTATTGGACCGACAGATTTGTCTGCTTCTCTCGTCTCTATCGCCTTATCCCAATCTATTGGCTGGCAATACAAAAAAGttcattaaaatgtgtaacatgttattacaatttttcacatattaccataaagattaataacaaaattaaattttaagtgaacATATAAGTATAGGCAATAggaaaagattattattacaaacaaaatattacctCCGGTTTAAAACTGCTTGATTGTGGATGTTTAATAACCGGAGGAAACTCAGTCAGGTATTCATCAAGTTTTGAGTTGATCTTATTTCTTATAGTTCTAGCGGAATACTCCTGTTTGTTAGATGCCACCCAACACGGCACAACATTATGGGCATCAACCTAAAAAAAACACCaaagatatacataaaatagaaGATACACATTAATTTGAGAAACTtgtgacattttaaacataattattatattttaagttatatctCACCTGAATTAATGGCACatccttttttaattttttctttgccCCCTCGACCCAGCCTAATGGCACTCTTAGAGGATTGAAATCACAAACCACAGCCCCTATCCTGTGATCGATAACCCATTGAGGTAAAACTTCTGCCCCATTGCCTTCCAGTAAGTGAAATGAAATGTTAAGCTTGTCACAATCAGCAGCAACTTTTTCGAGACCTATGACATATTATTGTTTCCaactatgttatatttaaaatattaaaataaaatactaataaatatttacagaatatTGCACAATATTTCTAAACTAACATTTGTCATATAATGAATTCAAACCTTTGATAAGAAAGTGAAATTGTCTAACAGATGCATCCAAATATTTTGCTATTAAACAGAAACATACATGGAGCGgtactttgttttttaacGCCAGTTTCTGTGCGAATAGAAAAGCCCAATTGTCTTGAACTCTGCTGTCTCTTGACATCCAATATACAATTCCTTCGCAATCATCAGATACCACCTGCTCTTGTGATATTGTTCTTAAACGAGACTTATTGAagttaaaatctaaaatggACTTAGCAGTTTCTTCTCgctttttatgtatttgtttcataaagtCATCAACATTGATTGTACTTGATTCGTTTTTTATTGGTAATAACAATTTTGGTTTTTTAGCAGACGAAGCCATTTTCGTAGTAAAATgagttaaaaactttattttcatttatctttTACTCAACATTGTTGGAAAAAGAGACTTAAATTGAGTAATGTTAAATGTATCACCGTTCCCGCTACCAGGCGGTTTCAATTTGACAAATGAcagaagttttaaaaaaaagaagttgTGATTGAACACTTGTTAACAATTAAGTTGCAGTTATcttaataagtataatatacatatttactatTGTTACTTAGAAggttaacaattaataaatacaatacttaaaatattttataactgagAAAGTCACtagatattaagttattaagctataaaataaaagcagattaaaataatatcaatttaataacaattaaataaaggtAGAACTAACATCGGgtgaaggaaaatattttaacttcaagAAGTCGCTACACGGGTGACAATTGGCTCtttcaatattcattttaatgcaCTCGTATGAGCAAAACGAGACCAGCTTACACCAAGAACATACGATTTTATCTTGTTCAAATGGCAGAGCgcattcaaaacaaatattgaattttttgatctgaaaaataacaattatttaacatgtacaaaaatatgtatttgtcaaaaaaaaaaaaaaatgttccttaaaacaatttgttataaatttaatagaattgaAAGCTATAGAAGTAACTATTAAGatgtatataattcttaatagcTAATGCTGTGTTTGCtacaatattgtttaaaaatatgaacagtgaaatctgttttgttttctacttattattaattttggacaataaaattaaatatgataaatcaaaatactttctcggtttaattttgtatttaacgttgaaaaaaatattttttaatttaatcataaagCTATATAGTTACTTACGTCTTTCATCAATTCTGGTTTTACACAGGAATATTCCCATGGATTAATGTCcgatgatttaatatttcttctgTACTGTCGCAACATTCGTGTCACATCAGTTTCTATAACGCTTTTAAGAGAAGCCGTTAATGGTGTGACagataacttaatattttttaaaggctCAAAACTTTTCCAAGACACGTAAATGGTAATGCAAAGTAAATGTCTCAAATTTCGCTCATCATTATAGGCCTTCTTTCTAGTTTTAGATAATATACTCCATATTTCCAAAGATCGTTGAGGTGTAAGCCAAAGTCCGTGACCTCTTGTgtctttaaattctttaaaaatcatattccACTGTCTATGTTTGTATCTGTGATTATTACTTttgattaatttctttaaatcgtactttaaaggaaattaaaacagactaacataaaaattatttacccgATAGAAGCGATGGTATCATTGTCtgtttaatagtaataatattttcttatgtttttaaGCCTTACCTGTCTATTACTTTAACCATCTCTTTGACAAGCCTGGACTGCAGCCATCTTATGTAAATAAGTCTAGCACAGTCTGTTACTTGTTCGATTGCTTGTCTGTAATCTTCAATATCGTCTACCGCCATTTTTGCAATGGATTTAGTGCTTAGTCTGTCTTCCTTTTTTGGTTTGTCAGCTTTCTTCACTTTGGAATCTTGTTTTGCGACTTTGGAATAACATATATTGTCTTTATTaacgtattattataatacttttttggCCATTGGTTAGGCCTGTTCTAACAGAggaataagataaaaattgtgtttgGTATGTGTTTCAAGAaggtatttgaattttaaacttagACGACCCTACTGTTTAAATCGTACCTGTGTAAAATTCCTTATTCATACCAGTACGACTTACATaggtattaagaaaaaatgtttaaaagattACTCATTCAATAAGAAGcctgttttaaatgttacaaaaataaaaaacaaaatataataaaacgataagaagaggaaatataaatgaagGAAGCAAGTACAAAAGAATTTAACTTTCAGGATCGTGGTCGCTGTCTACATCTACTGTGTAGTGTAgatcgtaataaaaatatggtccagagtataaaatgtaaagacTAGAAAAATGACTGACGTTCAGgtgtttatataacaattataaaaagaattttattgtgATACCTATGatcaatttaatgatttttttaagtaattttaattttattaagaatcttttattttacttttcgtattatttcaacaattaAGAAAAGTTGATCTCAGACCGAATTGTTGGTAATATTTAGCTGTCCAAATGTTTTCTGATTATTTGGCATATAATCTCTGGTAATTTAAGCaaacttactttaatatttgccatttagtaaatatttgttaggtCTTTTACTTACCTGTAGGAGATATTTTTCCCGGAGCATTTTCCATTTCGGAAAGAGTTTTCTTTgcgaaaacaaatatattgctGTAAATTTGTTCACCATTTTGACACTCAATAAGTGGATCAGCTCCGTAAGATAAAAGATTCGTGAACTGCGAAAGGTCGTATTCATGTCACATAATCGAATGGtttcttcataatataaaaatacatttagttcAAAAGTTACAAGAAGTATTCACCGTTTGCAGACGACTTCCACTTGGAGCGTTTCTAAAGAATGGATTACTAAACATTTTGATAAGGATGCTTTGattaaagctatttattttcGCATTAAGATTCGTATTAGgattctttataaatacatcGAGGAGATCGAAATTATGGTTCATGGCCACGTCTATTGCCGA
Protein-coding regions in this window:
- the LOC116779144 gene encoding deoxyribodipyrimidine photo-lyase, translating into MKIKFLTHFTTKMASSAKKPKLLLPIKNESSTINVDDFMKQIHKKREETAKSILDFNFNKSRLRTISQEQVVSDDCEGIVYWMSRDSRVQDNWAFLFAQKLALKNKVPLHVCFCLIAKYLDASVRQFHFLIKGLEKVAADCDKLNISFHLLEGNGAEVLPQWVIDHRIGAVVCDFNPLRVPLGWVEGAKKKLKKDVPLIQVDAHNVVPCWVASNKQEYSARTIRNKINSKLDEYLTEFPPVIKHPQSSSFKPEPIDWDKAIETREADKSVGPIGWAGPGYDNAVKTLKSFLDKRLKVFATKRNDPTQDALSNLSPWFHFGQISAQRVALCVKEYKTKYTESVNSYLEEAIVRRELADNFCFYCEHYDSIKGASQWAQKTLDDHRNDKRTHIYTLEQFCKAETHDDLWNSAQIQMVKEGKMHGFLRMYWCKKILEWTSSPEEALKYAIYLNDHYSVDGRDPSGYVGCMWSICGVHDQGWAERAVFGKIRFMNYDGCKRKFNVPAFVCRYGGKVHKYNNLTDKQKKK